The Stigmatopora argus isolate UIUO_Sarg chromosome 16, RoL_Sarg_1.0, whole genome shotgun sequence genome has a window encoding:
- the LOC144090812 gene encoding phospholipase A2-like has product MKTLTVLLLLAFSLSSAHCLSYRALTQFRRMILCVMPDSWPIFDYADYGCYCGKGGSGTPVDDLDRCCYVHDRCYSDALQHPDCWPIFDNPYTEYYKYSCDEEEKKVTCRKSNDECEMFICECDRKAAECFARSPWIPEHEHLPGHMCK; this is encoded by the exons ATGAAGACCCTGACCGTTTTGCTGCTCCTGGCTTTCAGCCTCTCCTCGG CTCACTGCCTAAGCTACAGGGCCCTCACCCAGTTCCGAAGAATGATCCTGTGCGTGATGCCCGACAGCTGGCCCATCTTTGACTACGCCGACTACGGCTGCTACTGCGGGAAGGGCGGCTCCGGCACGCCCGTGGACGACCTGGACAG GTGCTGCTACGTGCACGACCGGTGCTACAGCGACGCCTTGCAGCATCCCGACTGTTGGCCCATTTTCGACAACCCTTACACCGAGTACTACAAGTACAGCTGCgacgaggaggagaagaaagtcACCTGCCGCA AGAGTAACGACGAATGCGAGATGTTCATCTGCGAATGCGACAGGAAGGCCGCCGAGTGTTTCGCCCGCTCGCCGTGGATCCCCGAGCACGAGCACCTGCCCGGTCACATGTGCAAGTGA
- the prkab1a gene encoding 5'-AMP-activated protein kinase subunit beta-1a isoform X2: MALAALASSAEPGTLSGSNPTLVTTCSSCCPKADATAESPGSKRAAMGNSSSERAAMGHGDKAQRRDSRATKDGDRPKILMDSPEDADIFHGEDIKAPLEKEEFLAWRQDLEDKEATLDRPTVFRWKGDGKEVYLSGSFNNWASKIPLIRSQNTFVTIVELPEGEHQYKFYVDGQWTHDPAEPVVTSQLGTLNNVIQVKTTDFEVFDALMVDSQKCSDVSDLSSSPPGPYHQDAYVPKQEEKFKSPPILPPHLLQVILNKDTGISCDPALLPEPNHVMLNHLYALSIKDGVMVLSATHRYKKKYVTTLLYKPI; the protein is encoded by the exons atggcATTGGCAGCCCTCGCTagctcagcagagccaggaacattgtcagggagcaatcccaccctggtcacaacctgttccagctgctgcccaaaggcagacgctacag CCGAGTCTCCCGGAAGCAAGCGGGCCGCCATGGGCAACAGCAGCAGCGAGAGGGCCGCCATGGGCCACGGGGACAAGGCCCAGCGGAGGGACAGCAGGGCCACCAAGGATGGCGACAGGCCCAAAATCCTCATGGACAGCCCCGAAGACGCCGATATCTTTCACGGCGAAGACATCAAA GCGCCTTTGGAGAAAGAAGAATTCCTGGCATGGAGGCAAGACTTGGAAGACAAAGAGGCCACCTTGGACCGCCCCACCGTCTTTCGCTGGAAAGGCGACGGCAAAGAGGTCTACCTCTCCGGATCCTTTAACAACTGGGCCAGCAAGATTCCCCTAATCCGAAG CCAAAACACCTTCGTCACCATCGTGGAGCTTCCCGAGGGGGAACACCAGTACAAGTTTTACGTCGACGGGCAGTGGACTCACGACCCGGCCGAG CCCGTGGTCACGAGTCAGCTGGGCACGCTCAACAACGTCATCCAGGTGAAGACGACCGACTTTGAGGTGTTTGACGCTCTCATGGTGGACTCGCAGAAGTGCTCCGACGTGTCGG ATCTCTCCAGCTCTCCCCCCGGGCCGTATCACCAGGATGCCTATGTTCCAAAACAGGAGGAAAAATTCAAGTCTCCACCCATACTTCCACCTCATCTGCTCCAGGTCATTCTCAATAAGGACACGGGAATATCT TGTGATCCGGCGCTCCTGCCCGAACCGAACCACGTCATGCTCAACCACCTCTATGCGCTCTCTATTAAG GACGGCGTGATGGTGCTTAGCGCCACCCACCGCTACAAGAAGAAGTACGTCACCACCTTGCTTTATAAACCCATCTGA
- the prkab1a gene encoding 5'-AMP-activated protein kinase subunit beta-1a isoform X3 — protein MGNSSSERAAMGHGDKAQRRDSRATKDGDRPKILMDSPEDADIFHGEDIKAPLEKEEFLAWRQDLEDKEATLDRPTVFRWKGDGKEVYLSGSFNNWASKIPLIRSQNTFVTIVELPEGEHQYKFYVDGQWTHDPAEPVVTSQLGTLNNVIQVKTTDFEVFDALMVDSQKCSDVSDLSSSPPGPYHQDAYVPKQEEKFKSPPILPPHLLQVILNKDTGISCDPALLPEPNHVMLNHLYALSIKDGVMVLSATHRYKKKYVTTLLYKPI, from the exons ATGGGCAACAGCAGCAGCGAGAGGGCCGCCATGGGCCACGGGGACAAGGCCCAGCGGAGGGACAGCAGGGCCACCAAGGATGGCGACAGGCCCAAAATCCTCATGGACAGCCCCGAAGACGCCGATATCTTTCACGGCGAAGACATCAAA GCGCCTTTGGAGAAAGAAGAATTCCTGGCATGGAGGCAAGACTTGGAAGACAAAGAGGCCACCTTGGACCGCCCCACCGTCTTTCGCTGGAAAGGCGACGGCAAAGAGGTCTACCTCTCCGGATCCTTTAACAACTGGGCCAGCAAGATTCCCCTAATCCGAAG CCAAAACACCTTCGTCACCATCGTGGAGCTTCCCGAGGGGGAACACCAGTACAAGTTTTACGTCGACGGGCAGTGGACTCACGACCCGGCCGAG CCCGTGGTCACGAGTCAGCTGGGCACGCTCAACAACGTCATCCAGGTGAAGACGACCGACTTTGAGGTGTTTGACGCTCTCATGGTGGACTCGCAGAAGTGCTCCGACGTGTCGG ATCTCTCCAGCTCTCCCCCCGGGCCGTATCACCAGGATGCCTATGTTCCAAAACAGGAGGAAAAATTCAAGTCTCCACCCATACTTCCACCTCATCTGCTCCAGGTCATTCTCAATAAGGACACGGGAATATCT TGTGATCCGGCGCTCCTGCCCGAACCGAACCACGTCATGCTCAACCACCTCTATGCGCTCTCTATTAAG GACGGCGTGATGGTGCTTAGCGCCACCCACCGCTACAAGAAGAAGTACGTCACCACCTTGCTTTATAAACCCATCTGA
- the stoml2 gene encoding stomatin-like protein 2, mitochondrial translates to MIRTAVFRTGGALLQQSRRTVPSLRVSPVQQRWASSSLPINTVVLFVPQQEAWVVERMGRFHRILEPGLNFLIPVLDRIRYVQSLKEIVIDVPEQSAVSLDNVTLQIDGVLYLRILDPFKASYGVEDPEYAVTQLAQTTMRSELGKLTLDKVFRERESLNSNIVHSINQASDDWGIRCLRYEIKDIHVPPRVKESMQMQVEAERKKRATVLESEGTRESAINVAEGSKQAQILASEGEKAEQINKAAGEAQAILAKAEAKSKAIRLLSVALTEQNGNAAASLSVAEQYVSAFSKLAKESNTVLLPSNAGDISSMVTQAMTIYGTLAKTSSKILPEEQESSEDVLDQAESSK, encoded by the exons ATGATACGAACGGCAGTGTTCCGCACCGGCGGGGCTCTTCTCCAG CAAAGTCGGCGAACAGTGCCGAGTTTGCGGGTGTCCCCGGTTCAGCAGCGATGGGCGTCCAGTAGTCTACCCATAAACACGGTTGTCCTCTTTGTGCCTCAGCAAGAAGCGTGGGTGGTGGAAAGGATGGGTCGTTTCCATCGCATCCTGGAACCA GGGTTAAATTTCCTCATACCAGTACTTGATCGCATCCGCTACGTGCAAAGCCTCAAAGAAATTGTTATCGATGTCCCGGAGCAGTCTGCAGTATCCTTGG ATAATGTTACTCTTCAGATTGACGGAGTTCTGTACTTAAGGATACTGGACCCTTTCAAA GCCAGTTACGGCGTCGAGGATCCGGAATATGCCGTCACGCAGCTGGCACAGACCACTATGCGTTCGGAACTGGGAAAACTAACACTGGACAAAGTCTTCAGG GAAAGAGAGTCCCTCAATTCCAATATTGTGCACTCCATTAACCAAGCTTCCGATGACTGGGGAATCCGTTGCCTGCGCTATGAAATCAAAGATATTCACGTCCCACCTCGTGTCAAAGAATCCATGCAAATGCAG GTAGAGGCCGAGCGAAAAAAAAGAGCCACAGTGCTGGAGTCGGAAGGGACGAGGGAATCGGCCATTAATGTCGCGGAGGGAAGCAAACAAGCTCAGATTCTCGCTTCGGAAGGTGAAAAGGCAGAGCAGATCAACAAAGCGGCAG GTGAAGCCCAAGCCATTTTGGCCAAAGCCGAAGCCAAATCCAAGGCCATCCGTTTGTTATCTGTTGCCCTGACTGAGCAG AATGGGAACGCGGCAGCCTCACTAAGTGTCGCCGAGCAGTACGTGTCTGCATTTTCCAAGCTGGCCAAAGAGTCCAACACCGTTCTTCTTCCTTCAAACGCCGGGGACATAAGTAGCATGGTTACACAG GCCATGACCATTTACGGCACGCTAGCAAAGACCAGTTCAAAGATTCTGCCAGAAGAGCAAGAGAGCAGTGAAGATGTTTTGGATCAAGCAGAATCTAGTAAATAG
- the pigo gene encoding GPI ethanolamine phosphate transferase 3, catalytic subunit, which translates to MRGLPSSLFLLLWLTSIYLVGIYLFMSGFLLLRVEVNRTSTCADVLEPSDASTGASTGASTEAPTGASRDFCAGHPRFARAVLLIVDALKLDFARFDPRKPSPAFWENKLRVFEETASSRPTQCRLYPFRADPPTTTMQRIKGLTTGSLPTFVDVGNNFASSAVLEDNLIHQFAQVGKRVVFMGDDTWESLFPKKFYRSLPFPSFNVKDLHTVDNGILQDLYTTMTGDRWDILIAHFLGVDHCGHTFGPDHPAMADKLVQMDGVIRSVMDRMQNDTILLVMGDHGMTDTGDHGGESQKETDSAIFLYSPVPLFPAAPSQNEPDVVPQTDLVPTLALLLGVPIPYSSVGQVLLPLFPPLGAEATSLGQLEALWINAKQVNRFLESYSALARDMPPETLNLLRDRFEELSRQYLQLARGGRSSSPSSSSPSSPRELLTALQAYLASVRDACRAIWARFSPLRMAGGVVVLALACAASLAVSETVSRAPVAEGAFPAKVAVAAGICAAGAQRLLGGQVEWAWCAAASASASALSLVFRALRPGAATANGARAAAAAAGAGGRIPDGLLWPPLLATLFRCVSAFSDSYVLAEGRVVAFLLLSLALCLLVALNWEGLLLLLLPPASQDPWKPASARARKESGALVAFFAPLLASLYLSLFFHGCREGDVSCRPSPFLSSLARVKDNRLKNLYYVLSVLSLAGWTSLLRRCLRHYGNLNSRGGTASAARWILPSLSACVALHWAVGASPEEDFKNLAELIRLARLVLPRAAYALLGLGLALIWLDPLSVFVKARRPAGGPPRPSVAAAMPPRYRASTGMSPQAELRHLIPQIYQRMRHSLNEEGGAAATGSPAEGPAVEAYGLGSVYSAPLLLLCGLLGLGLMQLHPEGMALSFLLLLVQTGALLHIHASSTALHRLQGVDSGGFDVPWSPIVLWSLTASQFFHATGHLPSFPSIQWGAAFVGFPDGHAGTWLPASLVALNTFASHILFAVGCPLLLFWPLVREVRVEKGEGDAVMEMRLREKPQMFRRALLQLSTRYLFLQGAQVFSSACAAALLRRHLMVWGVFAPKLIFEASAFVASCVGLLLGVSLVLRVDVAVGRWFQRLVPDASR; encoded by the exons ATGCGGGGGCTCCCGTCATCATTATTCCTGCTCCTCTGGCTGACTTCTATCTACCTGGTGGGCATTTACCTGTTCATGAGCGGCTTCCTGCTGCTTCGAGTGGAGGTCAACCGCACCAGCACCTGCGCGGACGTGCTGGAGCCCAGCGATGCGTCCACCGGAGCGTCCACCGGAGCGTCCACCGAAGCGCCCACCGGAGCGTCCAGAGACTTTTGTGCGGGACATCCGCGCTTCGCCAGAGCCGTCCTCCTCATCGTCGACGCCTTGAAGCTCGACTTCGCTCGTTTCGACCCCCGAAAGCCCTCGCCCGCTTTCTGGGAAAACAAGCTGCGGGTCTTTGAGGAGACGGCCTCGTCCAGGCCCACCCAGTGCCGCCTGTACCCCTTTCGCGCCGACCCTCCCACCACCACAATGCAGAGGATCAAGGGATTGACCACCGGCTCTTTGCCTACTTTTGTAGACGTGGGCAATAACTTTGCATCCAGTGCCGTCTTGGAGGACAATCTCATCCACCAGTTTGCTCAAGTTG GGAAACGAGTTGTGTTCATGGGGGACGACACCTGGGAGAGTCTTTTCCCCAAGAAATTCTACCGTTCTCTGCCCTTTCCCTCTTTTAACGTCAAGGACCTCCACACGGTGGACAACGGAATTCTCCAGGATCTCTACACCACCA TGACGGGCGATCGGTGGGATATTTTGATCGCTCATTTCCTCGGAGTGGACCACTGCGGCCACACGTTTGGTCCGGATCACCCGGCGATGGCGGACAAACTGGTCCAGATGGATGGTGTCATCAG GTCCGTGATGGATCGTATGCAAAACGACACCATCTTGCTGGTGATGGGAGATCACGGCATGACGGACACGGGCGACCACGGGGGAGAAAGTCAGAAGGAGACCGATTCGGCCATTTTCCTCTACAGTCCCGTCCCGCTCTTTCCCGCGGCACCGTCGCAG AACGAACCGGACGTGGTGCCCCAGACCGACCTGGTTCCCACCCTGGCCCTGCTGCTCGGCGTGCCTATCCCCTACAGCAGCGTCGGCCAGGTTCTCCTGCCGCTCTTTCCTCCGCTCGGCGCGGAGGCGACGAGTCTCGGCCAGCTGGAGGCGCTGTGGATCAACGCCAAACAG GTCAACCGTTTCCTGGAGTCGTACTCTGCCCTGGCCCGCGACATGCCCCCTGAGACGCTGAATCTGCTCAGGGATCGCTTTGAGGAGTTGTCTCGACAGTACCTGCAATTGGCCCGAGGGGGGCGCTCTTCCtcgccttcctcctcctccccctcctccccccgcGAACTGCTGACTGCGCTGCAAGCCTACCTGGCCTCCGTCCGCGACGCCTGCCGAGCCATCTGGGCCCGTTTCAGCCCGCTCCGGATGGCCGGCGGCGTGGTGGTCTTGGCCCTGGCCTGCGCGGCGTCTTTGGCCGTGTCCGAAACCGTGTCGCGGGCGCCCGTCGCAGAGGGCGCTTTCCCGGCCAAGGTCGCCGTCGCGGCGGGCATCTGCGCGGCGGGCGCCCAGCGGCTCTTGGGCGGCCAGGTGGAGTGGGCGTGGTGCGCGGCGGCGTCCGCCTCGGCCTCGGCGCTCTCGCTCGTGTTCCGGGCCCTCCGCCCCGGCGCCGCCACCGCCAATGGAGctcgggcggcggcggcggcggcgggcgccgGCGGGAGGATCCCCGACGGCCTTCTGTGGCCACCCCTCTTGGCGACGCTCTTTCGCTGCGTCTCCGCGTTCTCCGACAGCTACGTGCTGGCCGAGGGTCGGGTGGTGGCCTTCTTGCTCCTGAGCCTGGCTCTCTGCCTTCTGGTGGCTCTCAATTGGGAAggcctcctcctgctcctcctcccgCCCGCCAGCCAAGACCCTTGGAAGCCCGCCTCGGCCCGGGCGAGGAAGGAGAGCGGCGCTCTGGTGGCCTTCTTCGCCCCCCTGCTGGCCAGCCTCTACCTCTCCCTCTTCTTCCACGGCTGTCGAGAGGGGGACGTCTCGTGTCGCCCGTCGCCCTTCCTTTCCTCCCTGGCCCGGGTGAAGGATAACCGGCTGAAGAACCTTTACTACGTCCTCTCGGTCCTGTCGCTGGCCGGCTGGACGTCCCTTCTGCGAAGGTGCCTGCGCCATTACGGGAACCTCAACTCCCGGGGCGGGACGGCCTCGGCGGCGCGCTGGATCCTCCCGTCGCTGTCGGCGTGCGTGGCTCTCCACTGGGCCGTGGGCGCCTCTCCGGAGGAGGACTTTAAGAACTTGGCGGAGCTGATCAGACTGGCCCGGCTGGTGCTCCCCAGGGCCGCCTACGCTCTCCTGGGGCTGGGGCTGGCGCTGATCTGGCTGGATCCACTCAGCGTGTTCGTGAAGGCCAGGAGGCCCGCCGGCGGTCCGCCGAGACCTTCGGTGGCGGCGGCCATGCCGCCGCGCTACCGGGCCAGCACCGGCATGAGCCCGCAGGCCGAGCTCCGCCACCTCATCCCCCAAATCTACCAGCGCATGCGGCACTCGCTAAACGAGGAAGGGGGGGCGGCGGCGACGGGGAGCCCGGCCGAGGGCCCCGCCGTGGAGGCTTATGGCCTGGGAAGCGTCTACTCGGCCCCGCTGCTCCTCCTGTGCGGGCTCCTGGGACTGGGTCTGATGCAGCTGCACCCGGAGGGCATGGCGCTCTCCTTCCTCCTCCTGCTGGTCCAAACGGGGGCTCTGCTGCACATTCACGCCTCCTCCACTGCCCTGCATCGCCTGCAGGGAGTTGACTCAG GTGGTTTCGACGTGCCCTGGAGCCCGATCGTGCTGTGGTCCCTGACGGCCTCCCAGTTCTTCCACGCCACGGGTCACCTGCCTTCCTTCCCTTCCATTCAGTGGGGAGCGGCCTTCGTGGGATTCCCCGACGGGCACGCCGGCACCTGGCTTCCGGCCTCCTTGGTGGCCCTCAACACCTTTGCCTCGCACATCCTGTTTGCAG TGGGATGTCCCTTGCTGCTCTTTTGGCCCTTGGTGCGCGAGGTCCGCGTGGAAAAAGGAGAAGGTGACGCCGTGATGGAAATGAGGCTGAGGGAGAAGCCGCAGATGTTCCGCCGGGCTCTCCTGCAACTCTCAACGCGCTACCTCTTTCTTCAAGGAGCGCAA GTCTTTTCTTCAGCGTGCGCCGCTGCTCTCCTCAGGAGACACCTCATGGTGTGGGGAGTTTTCGCGCCCAA GTTAATTTTCGAGGCTTCGGCCTTCGTGGCGAGCTGCGTGGGTCTGCTGCTGGGCGTCTCCCTGGTGCTGAGAGTGGACGTGGCCGTCGGACGTTGGTTCCAGAGACTGGTCCCCGATGCGTCTCGCTAG
- the phf24 gene encoding PHD finger protein 24: protein MGALTSKKQQVNKAQRCTAVVSAFQSGIKERPGGTKPEEGPAPGSGPVPPEPAQASVPPREESGPEGGEGGQTERRAAAPSSVNREAWARLRDGKGVEPEELEKRRALTPPAYVRPKREADDDQPLGVELDGKEQPASDDTCDVCQVWTADDLRPCRICTRVFHDGCLRELGCPHAEASPDVAGWSCYYCDNVNLLLTEEEMYSLMETFKQCKIIPESCLVSDELLQYHHFVSKRRFETDLSDEQEEGVLAQFAALDPQKKGRVEWADFLYFESLAVLKRFRSQNSLVRLLSAKERDAARSAFLSVDSDRDGRVTPAERRRAQRSWFERLGKGPTQSCNLSASPVGLLCESGPGQAIEMDQDDGPTSWADFLRDSAIYILAARPNSSATHIRLPL, encoded by the exons ATGGGGGCGCTCACGTCAAAGAAGCAGCAGGTGAACAAGGCGCAGAGGTGCACCGCCGTGGTCTCCGCCTTCCAGTCCGGCATTAAGGAGCGCCCGGGAGGGACCAAGCCGGAGGAAGGACCGGCGCCGGGGTCGGGGCCGGTCCCCCCGGAGCCCGCCCAAGCCTCCGTCCCGCCCCGGGAGGAGAGCGGCCCGGAAGGAGGAGAAGGCGGGCAGACGGAAAGGAGGGCCGCCGCCCCGTCCTCGGTCAACCGAGAAGCTTGGGCCAGACTGCGCGACGGCAAAGGGGTGGAGCCCGAAGAGCTGGAAAAGCGTCGCGCCCTCACGCCTCCCGCTTACGTGCGGCCCAAAAGGGAAGCGGACGACGATCAGCCCCTGGGCGTGGAGTTGGACGGGAAAGAACAG CCGGCGAGCGACGACACCTGCGACGTGTGCCAAGTGTGGACGGCCGACGACCTGCGCCCTTGCAGGATCTGCACGCGAGTCTTCCACGACGGCTGCCTGCGGGAGTTGGGCTGCCCGCACGCCGAGGCCTCGCCGGACGTCGCCGGCTGGAGTTGCTACTACTGC GATAATGTAAACCTACTGCTCACGGAGGAAGAAATGTACAGTCTCATGGAGACCTTCAAGCAGTGTAAGATCATCCCAG AGTCGTGCCTGGTGTCCGACGAGCTGCTGCAGTACCACCACTTTGTATCCAAGCGGCGCTTCGAGACGGATCTGAGCGACGAGCAAGAAGAAGGGGTCCTGGCTCAGTTCGCCGCCCTGGACCCCCAAAAGAAGGGTCGCGTGGAGTGGGCCGACTTCCTCTACTTTGAATCCTTGGCCGTCTTGAAAAGGTTTCGCAGCCAG AATTCTCTGGTGCGCTTACTGAGCGCCAAGGAAAGAGACGCCGCTCGCTCGGCCTTCCTGAGCGTAGATTCGGACCGGGACGGCCGCGTCACGCCAGCCGAGCGTCGGCGGGCCCAGCGATCCTGGTTCGAGCGGCTGGGCAAAGGCCCCACCCAAAGCTGCAACCTGAG TGCAAGTCCCGTCGGTCTCCTTTGCGAGAGCGGCCCAGGCCAAGCCATCGAGATGGATCAAGACGATGG GCCAACATCGTGGGCAGACTTTCTCAGGGACAGTGCCATCTACATCCTGGCGGCCCGTCCCAACAGCTCGGCCACGCACATCCGTCTTCCCCTGTAG
- the prkab1a gene encoding 5'-AMP-activated protein kinase subunit beta-1a isoform X1: MALAALASSAEPGTLSGSNPTLVTTCSSCCPKADATAAESPGSKRAAMGNSSSERAAMGHGDKAQRRDSRATKDGDRPKILMDSPEDADIFHGEDIKAPLEKEEFLAWRQDLEDKEATLDRPTVFRWKGDGKEVYLSGSFNNWASKIPLIRSQNTFVTIVELPEGEHQYKFYVDGQWTHDPAEPVVTSQLGTLNNVIQVKTTDFEVFDALMVDSQKCSDVSDLSSSPPGPYHQDAYVPKQEEKFKSPPILPPHLLQVILNKDTGISCDPALLPEPNHVMLNHLYALSIKDGVMVLSATHRYKKKYVTTLLYKPI; encoded by the exons atggcATTGGCAGCCCTCGCTagctcagcagagccaggaacattgtcagggagcaatcccaccctggtcacaacctgttccagctgctgcccaaaggcagacgctacag CAGCCGAGTCTCCCGGAAGCAAGCGGGCCGCCATGGGCAACAGCAGCAGCGAGAGGGCCGCCATGGGCCACGGGGACAAGGCCCAGCGGAGGGACAGCAGGGCCACCAAGGATGGCGACAGGCCCAAAATCCTCATGGACAGCCCCGAAGACGCCGATATCTTTCACGGCGAAGACATCAAA GCGCCTTTGGAGAAAGAAGAATTCCTGGCATGGAGGCAAGACTTGGAAGACAAAGAGGCCACCTTGGACCGCCCCACCGTCTTTCGCTGGAAAGGCGACGGCAAAGAGGTCTACCTCTCCGGATCCTTTAACAACTGGGCCAGCAAGATTCCCCTAATCCGAAG CCAAAACACCTTCGTCACCATCGTGGAGCTTCCCGAGGGGGAACACCAGTACAAGTTTTACGTCGACGGGCAGTGGACTCACGACCCGGCCGAG CCCGTGGTCACGAGTCAGCTGGGCACGCTCAACAACGTCATCCAGGTGAAGACGACCGACTTTGAGGTGTTTGACGCTCTCATGGTGGACTCGCAGAAGTGCTCCGACGTGTCGG ATCTCTCCAGCTCTCCCCCCGGGCCGTATCACCAGGATGCCTATGTTCCAAAACAGGAGGAAAAATTCAAGTCTCCACCCATACTTCCACCTCATCTGCTCCAGGTCATTCTCAATAAGGACACGGGAATATCT TGTGATCCGGCGCTCCTGCCCGAACCGAACCACGTCATGCTCAACCACCTCTATGCGCTCTCTATTAAG GACGGCGTGATGGTGCTTAGCGCCACCCACCGCTACAAGAAGAAGTACGTCACCACCTTGCTTTATAAACCCATCTGA